A single Arachidicoccus sp. BS20 DNA region contains:
- the msrB gene encoding peptide-methionine (R)-S-oxide reductase MsrB, with protein MNEENKPSYYSHTDTSKIDVDDNELKKMLPANVYYVARQKGTERPFTSKFETSKEVGTYYCAVCGNPLFMSDTKFESGCGWPSFYEPISKTSVIYLRDTSLGMNRIEVECGRCHSHLGHVFEDGPPPTGLRYCINGVVLDFEKAQAAEKNYENEQ; from the coding sequence ATGAATGAAGAAAACAAACCATCTTATTATTCGCATACTGATACCTCGAAAATCGATGTCGATGATAATGAATTGAAAAAAATGCTTCCAGCCAATGTGTACTATGTTGCTCGGCAAAAAGGCACGGAGCGGCCATTCACAAGCAAGTTTGAAACCTCAAAAGAGGTTGGCACATATTATTGTGCAGTCTGTGGCAATCCTTTGTTCATGAGTGATACAAAGTTTGAAAGCGGTTGCGGCTGGCCCAGCTTTTATGAACCCATTTCCAAGACTTCGGTTATTTATTTAAGAGATACAAGTCTCGGGATGAACCGCATCGAAGTTGAATGCGGTCGTTGCCATTCGCATCTCGGACACGTGTTTGAGGATGGTCCGCCACCGACAGGTTTGCGCTACTGTATTAACGGTGTGGTGCTTGATTTTGAAAAGGCGCAGGCTGCGGAAAAGAACTATGAAAATGAGCAATAA